Genomic window (Chlamydiales bacterium STE3):
GAGCTTACACCGAGCTGGATGGGATCTCCTATGACCGCATTTGGGCTAACCTCGTCAAGCGAGCTTGTAGCTCCTTTGCTTCTAATGAAAGGGACAACGTACCCTGCTGATGATGGATTTGCCCTTTCTCTCCTTAGTGACATCAATTTAGGATGCACTCCTGGAACTTTCGCATTTTATCTTGCGAAAAATAAACTGCGCGGTTGGCTAAAAAATGCCGCAGCTTACAGGAAAGCAAAAGTTTATGGACAGAGCCTTGGAGGCAGCCTAACACTTCTTATCGCTTCTCATTTCTCAAAGTATTTGGATGATGCCTGTGCCTACTCGTCAACAGCACTTATGCCTCATGACTTGCGAAAGTGGAAGAAAAAATCGTTAAGGAATCCAGCCGCTTACATGCCAAATGTGAAGATATTTTGTCAGGAAAATGACCTTGTGTCTCTTGCTGGTTTTAGCTGGGCAAAGGAATGGGAAGTGTATCGAGTTTATGCTCAAAGAGAATACAATTTTATCCATGCGCATGTACAAACATTTCTTTTTCATAGTGTTCATTTGATGGAGAAAGTCGATCTAAAAAGAGAACTGAGAAAGCCTTCTAGAATAATTATTGCGACTCTACATTTAATCTGTTCGGTTCCGCTTTTTATCATCTCCTTACAATTTTATGCCCTCTATCTTTTAATCCGCAAGGCAGGAAAGATCATTCAAACCTCTAGAGTCCATGGCTTCCTATCTCTTGCTTTAGACCCGACTTAAGTGTGTTCTATAGAGAGGCAAGTAAAAGTTCATCAACGAGCAGCCGTCATTGCAGCCGAATTGCGAAACAAGACAAATTTGAGTGAAGCAATGGTAGTCTTTAGAGCAAAGGAGATGACATAAAGGATTCGATGAGGTAAAATGCTATAGAATTTTTAGGGAGTTATTTCAATGCCTGGTCTAGCCTGTGGGATCGTCGGTTTACCGAATGTAGGAAAATCGACACTTTTTAATGCACTGACATCGAATAAAGCTGAAGCTTCAAATTACCCTTTTTGTACGATTGATCCGAATGTCGGGGTTGTTGAGGTGATCGATGAACGATTAAAGGTGCTAAGTGATCTTTCTCAGAGTAAAAAAATTATCTACGCGACAATGGAGTTTGTGGATATCGCAGGCCTGGTTGCTGGAGCCTCTCAAGGGGAGGGGTTAGGAAATAAATTTCTTGCTAATATCCGTGAAACGGATGCAATTGTGCATGTTGTCCGTTGTTTTGAATCGACCGATATTGTTCACGTCGCAGGAAAGGTAGACCCTATTAAGGACATTGAAGTCATTAATCTCGAATTACAGTACTCTGATTTACAAACTGCAGAAAATGTGTATAGTCGACTTGAAAAACAAGCTAAAAGTAAAAAAGAGCTTATCCCTCTTTTAGATTGCCTTAAAAAAATTCAGCTACACCTTAATGAAGGGAGACCTGTCCGCTCTTTAGAGTTGACTGATGAAGAGAAAGAGCTGATCAAGCCTTACCCTTTTTTAACAGCCAAAAAAGTTCTTTACGTTGCCAACGTAGATGATAGCGATCTTCCCTCCATGGAAAATGCCTTCGTCCAAAAAGTGAGAGAGTATGCTTTAAATGAAGGCAATAGCATGATTACAATTTGCGCAAAAATTGAAGAGGAGATTGCTCAACTCGACATGGCAGATCGTTTACAATTCCTGGAGAGCATGGGGTTAAACGAAACAGGATTAAATCGCCTGATAAAAACATCGTTTAACATGCTCGATCTCATTACCTATCTAACTACAGGAGAAATGGAGACTAGAGCTTGGACCATTGCCAAAGGGACAAAGGCTCCTCAGGCTGCAGGAAAAATTCACTCAGATATTGAAGAGGGGTTTGTGCGTGCAGAGGTAATCGCTTTTGAAGATATGGTAAAGTACCAAGGACGAGCAGGTGTCAAGGAGGCAGGAAAAATGCGCGCTGAAGGACGTGACTACGTTGTTCAGGATGGTGATATTATGAATTTCTTACACAATAAAAGATCATGACACATACTCTCTTCGTTTCCTGTGCTTCCTATGTAGAACCTTTTTTAAAACAAGAGCTTGTGCAGTTGGGATATCCTGATGTCAAGGAGACCTATCGCGGAGTTTTTGTCAACGAGGTTTCATTTGATGCAGTTTACCATATCAATTACTGTTCTAGGCTAGCTAGCAGGGTGTTTCTTCCTATTAAAAAGTTCTTTTGCTCCAATCGCCAGGATTTATATGAAAATGTTTATGATCTTTCTTGGAAGCAATACTTTAGAAAGGCGCATTCTTTTGCGATTGATGCTACCGTAGATCCCAAGGTTTTTAGAAGCAGCCTTTTTGCAGCACAGATCGTAAAGGATGCTATCTGTGATCAGTTACGTGAAGAGACTGGCAAGCGTCCTAATGTTTCTCCCTATGAGCCGGATGTTCAACTGAATTTATTCATGCAGGGCAATAAGGCCATTTTAAGTTTTGATACCTCAGGTTCTGCTCTGCATAAAAGAGAATACCGCCAAGAAAGTGGGGAAGCTCCTCTTCAAGAAACACTAGCTGCCGCTTTACTGACCATTGCTAAGTTCCAAGGAGATGAAATTGTGTATGATCCTTGCTGTGGATCGGGGACCTTGCTAATTGAAGCTGCTCTAATGGCCTCCAATACGCCAGCACAGTTTTTTAGAAAGAAATTTGGATTTATGAATTTACCGGAGTTTTCAGAGCAGGCATGGTTAAAAATTAAAAACCAAAAAGATTCTGAAAGAAAAACATTATCTGCGGGACATTTTTTTGGCACCGAAATTAATCGCAATGCTTACCGCATTTGCCAGGCTAATTTAAGAGCTGTAAATCTTCACCGGGAAAT
Coding sequences:
- a CDS encoding Ribosome-binding ATPase YchF (Product derived from UniProtKB/Swiss-Prot:P44681;Gene name derived from UniProtKB/Swiss-Prot:P44681) translates to MPGLACGIVGLPNVGKSTLFNALTSNKAEASNYPFCTIDPNVGVVEVIDERLKVLSDLSQSKKIIYATMEFVDIAGLVAGASQGEGLGNKFLANIRETDAIVHVVRCFESTDIVHVAGKVDPIKDIEVINLELQYSDLQTAENVYSRLEKQAKSKKELIPLLDCLKKIQLHLNEGRPVRSLELTDEEKELIKPYPFLTAKKVLYVANVDDSDLPSMENAFVQKVREYALNEGNSMITICAKIEEEIAQLDMADRLQFLESMGLNETGLNRLIKTSFNMLDLITYLTTGEMETRAWTIAKGTKAPQAAGKIHSDIEEGFVRAEVIAFEDMVKYQGRAGVKEAGKMRAEGRDYVVQDGDIMNFLHNKRS
- a CDS encoding putative RNA methyltransferase slr0064 (Product derived from UniProtKB/Swiss-Prot:Q55156;Gene name derived from UniProtKB/Trembl:F8KXZ6;EC number derived from UniProtKB/Swiss-Prot:Q55156), with translation MTHTLFVSCASYVEPFLKQELVQLGYPDVKETYRGVFVNEVSFDAVYHINYCSRLASRVFLPIKKFFCSNRQDLYENVYDLSWKQYFRKAHSFAIDATVDPKVFRSSLFAAQIVKDAICDQLREETGKRPNVSPYEPDVQLNLFMQGNKAILSFDTSGSALHKREYRQESGEAPLQETLAAALLTIAKFQGDEIVYDPCCGSGTLLIEAALMASNTPAQFFRKKFGFMNLPEFSEQAWLKIKNQKDSERKTLSAGHFFGTEINRNAYRICQANLRAVNLHREIQIIQSDFREVDLPTAPNFIICNPPYGNRLNEDPSLVGLYRALGDLMKRKAAKPARGFVFTGNLELAKEVGLAPKQRHVLLNGGIESRLLEFDLY